A single Glycine soja cultivar W05 chromosome 14, ASM419377v2, whole genome shotgun sequence DNA region contains:
- the LOC114385427 gene encoding protein YIPF1 homolog isoform X3 gives MQIFPPNNGGDRGPGYNTLGSPTEAFEQQPANNWRGVFSISSYSEYFNVDTDVVLIRLISSLNPVAGDFFSKIDANPDLYGLIWISTTLVFVLASLGNLATFLMQKHVDNSTSWSFDVSYVNVAACSIYGYAIVVPLAYYFFLQYMGSNASLIRFWCMWGYSLTIFIMSSFLLIIPVEFLRWVIILLTGVASASFVALNLRSYIEGNELSVAIIAAFFLQMALAIFIKVWFFP, from the exons ATGCAAATATTCCCTCCCAACAATGGAGGAGACAGAGGACCGGGATATAATACTCTTGGCAGTCCTACTG aagcctttgaacAACAGCCAGCAAACAACTGGAGGGGAGTCTTTAGCATCTCATCTTATTCAGAGTATTTCAATGTAGACACGGATGTTGTCCTAATCAGATTGATAAGTTCCTTGAATCCAGTTGCTGGAGACTTTTTCAGCAAGATAGATGCTAACCCTGATTT ATATGGGCTTATATGGATCtcaacaacattggtttttgtgCTTGCCTCGCTTGGAAATCTGGCCACGTTCCTTATGCAAAAACATGTGGATAACAGTACCTCTTGGAGCTTTGACGTCAGCTATGTGAACGTGGCTGCATGCTCTATCTATGGCTATGCGATTGTGGTTCCATTGGCATACTACTTCTTCCTTCAGTATATGGGTTCAAATGCTAGCCTTATAAGGTTTTGGTGCATGTGGGGGTATTCCCTCACCATTTTCATCATGTCTTCC TTCCTGTTGATAATTCCTGTTGAGTTTCTACGGTGGGTTATAATCCTCCTTACGGGCGTTGCCTCAGCAAGCTTTGTTGCCTTAAACCTGAGGTCTTACATAGAAGGCAATGAACTTTCAGTGGCGATTATTGCAGCATTTTTCTTGCAAATGGCTTTGGCAATCTTCATCAAGGTTTGGTTCTTTCCGTAG